A region from the Mustela erminea isolate mMusErm1 chromosome 2, mMusErm1.Pri, whole genome shotgun sequence genome encodes:
- the BLOC1S4 gene encoding biogenesis of lysosome-related organelles complex 1 subunit 4 — protein sequence MEGRAAGRGPPREESAEDEAELPGAAWSGDSGNVSQSHSSASGPWEDEASELGAPGRDLPLLRRAAAGYAACLLPGAGARPEVEALDASLEDLLTRVDEFVGMLDMLRGDSSHVVSEGVPRIYAKAAEMRRVYSRIDRLEAFVGMIGARVARMEEQVARAEAELGAFPSAFRKLLHTISVPSLFSKAPFGRPQQSGYEPPVLFRTEDHFPCCSETPQI from the coding sequence ATGGAGGGTCGCGCCGCGGGTCGTGGGCCGCCGCGCGAGGAGTCAGCGGAGGACGAGGCCGAGCTCCCTGGAGCAGCGTGGAGCGGGGACAGCGGCAATGTGTCCCAGAGCCACAGCAGCGCCTCGGGGCCGTGGGAGGACGAGGCGTCGGAGCTGGGCGCGCCGGGCCGCGATCTGCCGCTGCTGCGCCGCGCCGCCGCGGGCTACGCCGCCTGCCTGCTGCCGGGAGCCGGGGCGCGGCCGGAGGTCGAGGCCCTGGACGCCAGCCTGGAGGACCTGCTCACCAGAGTGGACGAGTTCGTGGGCATGCTGGACATGCTGCGCGGGGACTCCTCCCACGTCGTCAGTGAGGGTGTGCCTCGCATTTACGCGAAGGCCGCGGAGATGCGGCGGGTCTACAGCAGGATCGACCGGCTGGAGGCCTTCGTGGGGATGATCGGCGCCCGCGTGGCCAGGATGGAGGAGCAGGTGGCCAGGGCGGAGGCCGAGCTGGGCGCTTTCCCCAGCGCCTTCAGGAAGCTGCTGCACACGATCAGCGTGCCCTCCTTGTTCAGCAAGGCGCCCTTCGGCAGGCCCCAGCAGAGCGGCTACGAGCCGCCCGTCCTGTTTCGGACCGAAGACCACTTTCCCTGTTGCAGCGAGACACCTCAGATCTGA
- the LOC116584850 gene encoding MORF4 family-associated protein 1-like, protein MQPLDIVELAEPEEVEVLEPEEDFEKFLLPVINEMREDIAALTREHGRAYLRNRSKLWEMDNMLIQIKTQVEASEESALNHLQNPGDGVDGRAAKRCEKAEEKAKEIAKMAEMLVELVRRIERSESS, encoded by the coding sequence ATGCAGCCCTTGGACATCGTCGAGCTGGCGGAGCCCGAGGAGGTGGAAGTGCTGGAGCCCGAGGAGGACTTCGAGAAGTTCCTCCTGCCCGTCATCAACGAGATGCGCGAGGACATCGCGGCCCTCACGCGGGAGCACGGCAGAGCCTACCTGCGGAACAGAAGCAAGCTGTGGGAGATGGACAATATGCTCATCCAGATCAAAACGCAGGTGGAGGCCTCGGAGGAGAGCGCCCTCAACCATCTGCAGAACCCCGGCGACGGCGTGGACGGCAGGGCGGCCAAGAGATGCGAGAAGGCCGAGGAGAAGGCCAAGGAGATCGCGAAGATGGCAGAGATGCTGGTGGAGCTGGTGCGGCGGATAGAGAGAAGCGAGTCGTCCTGA